One segment of Pyricularia oryzae 70-15 chromosome 3, whole genome shotgun sequence DNA contains the following:
- a CDS encoding methyltransferase has translation MPAVIAAKADYRATDSYLGREIPELAHIFEQRTLDNTVPYLREVLKSLPPNFAMLDVGLGPASITISIAKLYPQATIVGLDMPDALEIARENIKNAGVKNIELVVGSALDIKSVTKYPVVSDGSKSFDNLSPEASTLFKHGFDLVHTHQVHEHVRDPPRLMKELHDMAKPDGGLVCCRELDVGLSVMYPDDPIFKKHGEIFTKLLLINGNDPYIGRKLVSNALKAGFKRENIQASIGAVAHSTLEERRFLARTMHTGFVTSEALRKNPEVCKAAGLTEEFVEESGIAWRKWAEEAEDGFGTLGSGQVVCKRHG, from the exons ATGCCAGCCGTTATCGCCGCCAAAGCTGACTATCGGGCGACCGACAGTTATTTGGGACGAGAAATTCCAGAGCTTGCGCACATATTTGAG CAACGCACTTTGGACAATACGGTACCATACCTTCGTGAAGTGCTGAAGTCGTTGCCTCCCAACTTTGCCATGCTCGACGTGGGTCTTGGGCCAGCCAGCATCACCATCAGCATAGCCAAACTT TACCCTCAAGCAACCATTGTTGGGCTGGACATGCCGGATGCTCTCGAGATTGCCCGCGAGAACATCAAAAACGCTGGGGTGAAGAACATTGAGCTTGTAGTAGGAAGCGCTCTCGACATCAAGTCCGTGACCAAATACCCAGTCGTCTCAGATGGTTCAAAGAGCTTTGACAACCTCTCGCCCGAGGCGTCCACTCTCTTCAAGCACGGCTTCGACCTTGTCCACACCCATCAGGTCCACGAGCACGTTCGAGATCCACCCAGGCTGATGAAGGAGCTGCACGACATGGCCAAGCCCGACGGCGGCTTGGTGTGCTGCCGCGAGCTCGACGTGGGACTAAGCGTCATGTATCCCGACGACCCAATCTTTAAAAAGCACGGCGAGATTTTCACCAAGCTACTACTCATCAACGGAAATGATCCGTACATAGGCCGTAAGCTGGTATCGAATGCGCTCAAGGCCGGGTTCAAGCGGGAAAACATCCAGGCCAGCATCGGCGCCGTCGCCCACTCGACACTCGAGGAGCGCAGGTTCTTGGCCCGCACGATGCACACTGGGTTCGTTACCTCTGAGGCCCTACGAAAGAACCCAGAGGTGTGCAAGGCTGCAGGCTTGACCGAAGAGTTTGTCGAGGAGTCCGGTATAGCCTGGCGCAAgtgggccgaggaggccgaggatgGGTTTGGAACCCTCGGAAGTGGTCAGGTTGTCTGCAAGAGACACGGTTGA
- a CDS encoding zinc-regulated transporter 2, with protein MSFLQRRQDPGTDAPAPDPSVCTMDETANDWYGVRIASIFVILIGSLLGAAIPIYLVRYRNSERMGFSKLAFFISKYFGTGVIVATAFMHLISPANEILGMDCLKPLLGDYDWSMGIVLMTVMAMFFIEMIGAWFENRSNDKAGHSDALAVSKKSDEEDGSSKEATGTGVKDAGAPADGGMPSNIRGEDHLGHGRAHNEGDTHLAFAGKMTSIIILEAGVILHSVFIGLTLAVSSEFIILFVVLVFHQTFEGLGLGSRLATFDWPADKRRWTPWIFALMYGLTTPIAIAAGLGVKDALQAAPTTRYMVEGISNAISGGILLYTGLVELLAHEFIFNPEMDRASLRYKLFAFGCIAAGAGLMALLAKWA; from the coding sequence ATGTCTTTCCTCCAACGTCGCCAGGATCCTGGCACAGATGCCCCCGCTCCTGACCCCTCTGTCTGCACTATGGACGAGACGGCCAACGACTGGTACGGGGTGCGCATCGCCTCCATTTTCGTGATCCTCATTGGTTCGCTCCTTGGTGCCGCCATACCAATCTACCTTGTGCGCTACCGCAACAGCGAGCGCATGGGCTTCTCCAAGCTGGCCTTCTTCATCTCAAAGTACTTTGGCACTGGCGTCATCGTCGCCACGGCCTTTATGCACCTTATCTCGCCTGCAAATGAGATCCTTGGCATGGACTGTCTCAAGCCGCTTCTTGGCGACTACGACTGGTCCATGGGCATTGTACTCATGACCGTCATGGCCATGTTCTTCATTGAGATGATTGGCGCCTGGTTTGAGAACAGGAGCAACGACAAGGCCGGACACAGCGACGCGCTCGCGGTATCCAAGAAGAGCGACGAGGAAGATGGCAGCTCGAAGGAGGCGACTGGCACTGGCGTTAAGGATGCAGGTGCCCCCGCAGACGGTGGCATGCCATCTAACATTCGCGGCGAGGATCATTTGGGACACGGCCGCGCTCACAACGAGGGCGATACCCACCTGGCTTTCGCTGGCAAGATGACATCGATCATTATTCTCGAGGCCGGTGTCATCCTGCACTCGGTCTTCATTGGTTTGACGCTTGCTGTTTCATCCGAGTTCATCATTCTATTCGTCGTCCTGGTCTTCCACCAGACCTTTGAGGGGTTGGGTCTGGGCTCGCGGCTTGCCACGTTTGATTGGCCCGCCGACAAGCGCCGCTGGACTCCTTGGATATTTGCTTTGATGTACGGCCTTACCACGCCTATCGCCATTGCCGCCGGACTGGGCGTGAAGGATGCGCTCCAGGCGGCGCCGACGACCAGGTACATGGTCGAGGGAATCAGCAACGCCATCAGCGGTGGAATCCTGCTCTACACGGGTCTGGTGGAGCTGCTGGCCCACGAGTTCATCTTCAACCCTGAGATGGATCGCGCGTCGCTCCGCTACAAGCTCTTTGCTTTTGGCTGTATTGCAGCCGGCGCAGGGCTGATGGCTCTGCTGGCCAAGTGGGCTTAA
- a CDS encoding mitochondrial distribution and morphology protein 10, translated as MRQFEDYVLESFDHTTGWYQDNSYESLNRTADQLMQFRLPTGLKLSFSSLATPNFSTSYHLGAGGRFDGSICYLFSSVPLKNVVSSSESIPLTALLRSYRQVQDLPPFQPSHGAVPPAPTPTPGERLQEFVKQPWLVFGRMFLPESMLEAQVVKRASPNLRFQVKGVSQADLPNGGTILGSVQYTKPRYGVAGLLSTDGGLLGFRGLYNFGGDTTPTTSSPRAVGGDENGGANGCDERERIYGRFSAGGELYYGVLNKSAGASLGVRFATLPAHSGTPLTATFTLAPLMGNISSSFAVMARQSCSLATRFDFNVYSYESDWTIGMELWGKGRMAGLIDRRLEEEEAQIVPVDMGPAEKKRERSFQAKMEWRLDEDDETEPPLPNKREEEFSGVLKARMDQHSKVGLLWEGRLKSLIFSLGTSVNLSKPEQSFRSLGLAIQYSS; from the exons ATGCGTCAGTTCGAGGACTACGTGCTCGAGTCCTTTGACCACACCACTGGCTGGTACCAGGATAACAGCTATGAGAGCCTCAACCGGACTGCCGACC AGCTCATGCAATTCCGCCTCCCCACGGGCTTAAAGCTTTCCTTCTCATCCCTCGCGACACCGAACTTTTCGACGTCCTATCATCTCGGTGCCGGTGGCCGATTCGACGGCTCAATATGCTACCTGTTTTCTTCCGTGCCGTTGAAAAATGTCGTATCCAGCTCCGAGTCGATACCGCTCACGGCCTTGCTGCGTTCTTACAGACAGGTCCAGGATCTGCCGCCGTTCCAGCCTAGCCATGGCGCGGTGCCTCCAGCCCCAACACCTACTCCAGGGGAACGTCTTCAAGAATTCGTAAAGCAACCATGGCTCGTGTTTGGACGCATGTTCTTGCCAGAGTCGATGCTGGAGGCACAAGTGGTGAAGCGCGCCTCGCCTAATCTGAGATTTCAAGTCAAGGGCGTAAGCCAGGCCGATCTGCCTAACGGCGGAACCATACTGGGAAGCGTGCAGTACACGAAGCCGCGGTATGGCGTCGCGGGACTGCTATCTACGGACGGAGGCCTTCTTGGCTTTAGGGGTTTATACAATTTTGGTGGCGACACGACCCCCACGACATCATCGCCTCGGGCCGTTGGTGGCGACGAAAACGGTGGGGCAAATGGATGCGACGAACGTGAGCGCATATACGGACGTTTCAGTGCGGGCGGAGAGCTCTACTACGGTGTGCTCAACAAATCGGCCGGCGCATCTCTGGGTGTCCGGTTCGCAACACTACCGGCACACAGCGGTACGCCTCTGACGGCGACGTTTACTCTTGCCCCACTGATGGGCAACATCAGCTCCAGCTTTGCTGTCATGGCGCGCCAGAGCTGTTCCCTAGCCACCAGGTTTGACTTTAACGTGTATAGCTACGAGAGCGACTGGACTATCGGCATGGAGCTTTGGGGCAAAGGCCGGATGGCCGGGCTGATTGACCGGCGCCtggaagaagaggaagcTCAGATTGTGCCTGTTGATATGGGGCCAGCTGAGAAGAAGAGGGAGAGGAGTTTTCAGGCCAAGATGGAATGGAGACTggacgaagacgacgagaCCGAGCCTCCTCTTCCAAATAAACGGGAAGAGGAGTTCTCTGGTGTACTCAAGGCGCGAATGGATCAACACTCCAAAGTCGGGTTGCTGTGGGAAGGCCGTCTCAAGTCCCTCATCTTTAGCTTGGGCACCAGCGTGAACCTAAGCAAGCCCGAGCAGTCATTTCGCAGTTTAGGCCTGGCAATACAGTACTCATCATGA
- a CDS encoding scytalone dehydratase, translating to MGSQVQKSDEITFSDYLGLMTCVYEWADSYDSKDWDRLRKVIAPTLRIDYRSFLDKLWEAMPAEEFVGMVSSKQVLGDPTLRTQHFIGGTRWEKVSEDEVIGYHQLRVPHQRYKDTTMKEVTMKGHAHSANLHWYKKIDGVWKFAGLKPDIRWGEFDFDRIFEDGRETFGDK from the exons ATGGGTTCGCAAGTTCAAAAGAGCGATGAGATAACCTTCTCAG ACTACCTGGGCCTCATGACTTGCGTCTATGAGTGGGCAGACAGCTACGACTCCAAGGACTGGGATAGGCTGCGAAAGGTCATTGCGCCTACTCTGCGC attgACTACCGCTCCTTCCTCGACAAGCTCTGGGAGGCAATGCCGGCCGAGGAGTTCGTCGGCATGGTCTCGAGCAAGCAGGTGCTGGGCGACCCCACCCTCCGCACGCAGCACTTCATCGGCGGCACGCGCTGGGAGAAGGTGTCCGAGGACGAGGTCATCGGCTACCACCAGCTGCGCGTCCCGCACCAGAGGTACAAGGACACCACCATGAAGGAGGTCACCATGAAGGGCCACGCCCACTCGGCAAACCTTCACTGGTACAAGAAGATCGACGGCGTCTGGAAGTTCGCCGGCCTCAAGCCCGACATCCGCTGGGGCGAGTTCGACTTTGACAGGATCTTTGAGGACGGACGGGAGACCTTTGGCGACAAATAA
- a CDS encoding kinesin family protein translates to METPSATKDNLFKVFLRLRPPPAGVAPSERFLTVEPQSSDSTSSTPTHVTLTPPSNARKHATEKYCFTQVLEEDASQLDVFQGTGVIPLIEGVLGPNGGDGTDALLATLGVTGAGKTHTLLGSKTQRGMTQLSLEVLFRSIGQNIASPGAYPPLETSVAAYDASEATILSASAFLESVFADPHGPSRSNSRAPTPMIGESAAPPLTPRRLLNRPSSYPTIPDVGAISVPCDPSAEYAVLVSMYEVYNNAIHDLLTPPIRSAATKEYRRRALLFKATELSPDRKVVAGLKKILCTNLQQALMVLEAGLQERSVAGTNSNRTSSRSHGFFCVEVKKRRKSRRQGHSTEAPWAGSTFTIVDLAGSERAREAKTTGVTLAEAGKINESLMYFGQCLQLQATAGNSAKPTNLSFRHCKLTEILFSNNFASNGFSKSYSARRAPQKGVLIVNADPHGEFSSTSQILRYSALACEVMAPRIPSITQTILAAAAKTIHPNNHREANNTMLLSSSPISSSPAVHHRPFFPPGSVAGSSNSVPQYNDNSPNIQRTFSPASNSSSDDRATMEAAALEIARLSEELEYMRQSCETERARRVEAEDQLLSVEDRLIDLEQEIREDCAAEFEQRLAVELARWKASMELEKERGEEHWDRKIEVYERAANVQVLATDGDENDGDNKENVLIENLEEENTRLRREVQVLKRELLGRSPTKRKPLAERDDLATEDMAAPHQTGDSLHSKMEQLRVSEVGRASSTSNSSRATVQSTAGGSPRKVRKLVAKRWDLSAANDDGF, encoded by the exons ATGGAGACTCCGTCCGCTACAAAGGACAACCTCTTTAAGGTTTTCCTGCGACTCCGACCTCCTCCTGCCGGGGTCGCGCCTAGTGAGCGCTTTCTCACAGTTGAACCGCAGAGTTCGGATTCGACATCTTCTACGCCTACTCACGTCACGTTGACACCGCCCAGTAACGCGCGAAAGCATGCGACGGAAAAGTATTGCTTCACGCAGGTACTAGAGGAGGATGCATCTCAACTTGATGTTTTCCAGGGCACTGGAGTAATTCCACTTATTGAGGGCGTGTTGGGACCTAATGGGGGGGATGGTACAGATGCACTTTTGGCAACATTGGGTGTCACCGGCGCGGGAAAG ACACACACGCTTCTAGGCTCCAAGACGCAGCGAGGCATGACCCAGCTGTCTCTTGAAGTGCTCTTTCGCTCTATCGGCCAAAACATCGCCAGTCCTGGCGCTTACCCACCGCTCGAGACCTCAGTCGCAGCTTACGATGCGTCAGAGGCAACCATTCTCTCTGCATCTGCATTCCTCGAGTCTGTCTTTGCCGATCCGCATGGCCCATCGCGCTCGAACTCAAGAGCACCAACTCCCATGATT GGTGAATCTGCAGCTCCGCCCCTGACGCCCCGTCGACTGCTCAACCGGCCATCATCATACCCGACGATCCCTGATGTCGGTGCCATCAGCGTCCCTTGCGATCCTTCTGCCGAATACGCTGTTCTCGTGTCGATGTACGAAGTTTACAACAATGCGATTCACGACTTGCTTACACCTCCCATCAGGTCTGCGGCCACAAAAGAGTACCGTCGCCGTGCTCTGCTTTTCAAGGCGACCGAACTGTCCCCCGACCGCAAGGTGGTGGCCGGACTGAAGAAGATCCTCTGCACTAATCTGCAACAGGCTCTTATGGTCTTGGAAGCTGGACTTCAAGAGAGAAGTGTTGCAGGAACAAACAGCAACCGTACTTCTTCCCGAAGCCACGGCTTTTTCTGTGTCGAGGTCAAAAAGCGCAGGAAGAGCAGGAGACAAGGCCACAGTACCGAGGCTCCTTGGGCTGGCAGCACATTCACCATTGTCGACCTGGCAGGAAGCGAACGTGCTCGCGAGGCCAAGACTACGGGAGTGACGTTGGCAGAGGCCGGCAAGATTAACGAAAGCTTGATGTACTTCGGTCAATGCTTACAGCTTCAGGCGACTGCTGGTAACTCAGCAAAG CCAACAAACCTCTCATTCCGCCACTGCAAACTGACCGAGATTCTATTCTCCAACAACTTTGCTTCGAATGGATTCAGCAAGTCATACTCGGCACGACGTGCTCCCCAGAAGGGCGTCTTGATTGTCAACGCCGACCCTCATGGTGAATTTAGCTCCACGTCACAAATTCTCCGATACAGCGCCCTGGCTTGTGAGGTGATGGCACCACGGATACCTTCCATCACCCAGACAATCCTagcagcggcggcaaagACGATTCACCCGAACAACCATAGGGAAGCCAACAACACGATGCTTCTGTCATCATCGCCCATATCATCGTCTCCTGCTGTGCATCACAGGCCGTTCTTCCCCCCAGGCAGTGTGGCTGGCTCCTCGAACTCAGTACCTCAGTACAACGACAACAGCCCCAACATTCAAAGAACATTTTCGCCTGCCAGTAACTCGTCCTCGGACGATCGGGCCACTATGGAGGCTGCAGCGCTGGAGATCGCGAGGCTATCGGAAGAACTTGAGTACATGCGACAGTCATGCGAGACAGAACGGGCAAGGCGTGTTGAGGCAGAGGATCAGCTGTTGTCGGTGGAGGACCGTCTAATAGACCTTGAGCAGGAGATTCGCGAAGACTGTGCAGCCGAGTTTGAGCAGCGGCTTGCCGTGGAGCTCGCGAGGTGGAAAGCCTCTATGGAACTGGAGAAGGAACGAGGCGAGGAGCACTGGGATCGCAAAATCGAGGTCTATGAGCGTGCTGCCAATGTCCAGGTGCTTGCAACGGACGGCGATGAGAACGATGGCGACAACAAGGAAAATGTCCTCATCGAGAATCTCGAAGAAGAGAACACCCGTCTGCGCCGTGAGGTTCAAGTGCTTAAGCGTGAGCTTCTAGGCCGGAGTCCGACCAAACGCAAGCCCCTGGCCGAGCGCGATGATCTGGCCACCGAGGATATGGCAGCGCCACACCAAACCGGAGACAGTCTACATAGCAAGATGGAACAGCTGAGAGTCAGCGAGGTTGGCCGTGCAAGCTCAACCTCCAACTCGAGTCGAGCCACGGTCCAGAGCACTGCCGGTGGCAGTCCCAGGAAAGTGCGCAAGCTGGTTGCCAAGCGGTGGGATTTATCTGCGGCCAACGATGACGGTTTCTGA